A single window of Rubripirellula lacrimiformis DNA harbors:
- a CDS encoding DUF2203 domain-containing protein: MVRAIHHSQDNSSGKLASAFTPSAATRTLPLVRRIMAELIDLDESIKAQQEQLRGVDDLVETIDHKPYLDELSDVRGSLEDDVRRMQSCIDELASFGVQVHQPFDGSVDFPALLNRRPVQLCWHPADDKVEHWHEVGQSSKDRQKLDAATVGMVGGY, encoded by the coding sequence ATGGTCCGAGCGATTCACCACAGCCAGGACAATTCCTCGGGGAAACTCGCTTCGGCGTTCACGCCCAGTGCTGCCACACGAACACTTCCACTGGTGCGACGCATCATGGCGGAGCTGATCGATTTAGATGAATCGATCAAGGCGCAACAGGAGCAATTGCGCGGGGTCGACGACTTGGTCGAAACGATCGACCACAAACCGTATTTGGATGAACTGTCGGATGTTCGCGGTTCGCTGGAGGATGACGTCCGCCGGATGCAGTCTTGCATCGACGAATTGGCGTCCTTTGGCGTGCAAGTCCATCAGCCGTTTGACGGGTCCGTTGATTTCCCCGCTTTGTTGAACCGGCGACCGGTGCAACTTTGTTGGCACCCGGCAGATGACAAGGTGGAACACTGGCACGAAGTTGGTCAGTCGTCCAAGGATCGTCAGAAGTTGGATGCCGCCACGGTCGGAATGGTCGGCGGTTACTAA
- a CDS encoding TadE/TadG family type IV pilus assembly protein, whose translation MKLKRKARRRTGATAVEFALVAPLLFLFFFAAMEFVRVAMIRHTADNAVYEGCRMGIIPGATNGEVRAETLRIMNTMGVNSVGLTVTPGAINSATEEVTVRLEIPLDSNSFVPNQFVAGRTIVRELTLRREGAR comes from the coding sequence ATGAAATTAAAACGAAAAGCTAGACGCCGCACCGGCGCCACCGCGGTCGAATTCGCGCTGGTCGCGCCGCTGTTGTTCCTGTTCTTCTTCGCCGCGATGGAATTCGTCCGCGTTGCGATGATCCGGCATACCGCCGACAACGCCGTCTACGAAGGGTGCCGAATGGGGATCATCCCGGGTGCTACCAATGGCGAAGTCCGCGCTGAAACACTTCGCATCATGAACACCATGGGCGTCAACAGCGTGGGGCTGACCGTGACCCCCGGTGCGATCAACTCAGCAACCGAAGAAGTCACCGTTCGATTAGAAATCCCGCTCGATTCGAACAGCTTTGTGCCCAACCAGTTTGTGGCGGGCAGAACGATCGTGCGTGAACTGACGCTTCGACGCGAAGGTGCTCGTTAG
- a CDS encoding vWA domain-containing protein — protein MMQLEMTAKNSIDSTQTQRRSGIDRRGAMMVLIVVMMIGFMVAVAFSVDIAQMHLSRTELRTATDAASKAAAATLAESLDQDAAIAEGQRIAAANTVNGEPLLLDGSDFVFGSSNQEATGKFAFTEGGLPRNSVLVNGRRTTGSRSGPVPLFFGNVFGVPFFEPATSSTATYIERDIVLVVDRSGSMAGSKFGNLVTAIDTFVATLDGTPVDEAVGLASYSEFATEDVALTEDLTQISDGIRDLSVGGFTSISRGLQAGANVMSASAGVEFVEQTYIIMTDGRHNRGPEPRTVATAIAGPNVTIHTITFGSDADATRMAEVASIGGGRHFHADSGLELIEVYREIALTLSTMMTQ, from the coding sequence ATGATGCAACTTGAAATGACGGCTAAGAACAGTATCGACAGTACGCAGACCCAACGTCGCAGCGGTATCGATCGCCGCGGTGCGATGATGGTCCTGATCGTGGTGATGATGATCGGCTTCATGGTCGCGGTCGCGTTTTCAGTCGACATCGCGCAAATGCATCTTTCCCGAACCGAACTCCGCACCGCTACCGACGCAGCATCCAAGGCCGCCGCCGCAACCCTGGCCGAATCGTTGGACCAAGACGCTGCGATCGCCGAAGGTCAACGAATTGCTGCCGCAAACACGGTCAACGGCGAACCGCTGTTGTTGGACGGCAGCGACTTTGTCTTTGGCAGCAGCAACCAAGAAGCCACCGGCAAGTTCGCATTCACCGAGGGTGGATTGCCCCGCAACAGCGTTCTGGTCAATGGTCGACGCACCACCGGTTCACGATCCGGCCCCGTGCCGTTGTTCTTCGGAAACGTGTTCGGCGTCCCCTTCTTTGAACCCGCCACTTCGTCAACAGCCACCTACATCGAACGCGACATCGTTTTGGTCGTTGACCGCAGTGGTTCAATGGCTGGCAGCAAATTCGGCAACCTGGTCACCGCCATCGACACCTTTGTAGCCACGCTTGATGGCACACCGGTCGACGAAGCGGTTGGCCTGGCTTCCTATAGCGAATTCGCAACCGAAGACGTCGCGTTGACCGAAGACCTGACACAGATTTCCGACGGCATTCGCGATCTAAGTGTCGGCGGATTCACCAGCATTTCGCGTGGACTTCAAGCCGGTGCCAATGTGATGTCAGCCAGTGCCGGTGTCGAATTTGTCGAACAAACCTACATCATCATGACCGACGGACGGCACAACCGAGGCCCGGAACCGCGGACCGTCGCAACCGCGATCGCAGGTCCCAACGTGACCATCCATACGATTACCTTCGGTTCCGATGCGGATGCCACACGAATGGCAGAGGTCGCATCGATTGGCGGCGGACGACACTTTCATGCCGATAGCGGATTGGAACTGATCGAAGTCTATCGCGAAATCGCTCTGACCCTTAGCACCATGATGACCCAGTAG
- a CDS encoding TadE/TadG family type IV pilus assembly protein, giving the protein MQIHSLSATNRLHMRRPNRSRIGSSKRGPAAGRRGVAAVEFAVCLPVLVLLVFGAIEASSFIFLKQSLNVAAYESIRESIRVGNDNASGVSRGTNILTSRSVNDFAISFPNGEAGDASRGDEIVVEVSAPTLTNSPLAGQFIPNRILTARVVMVKE; this is encoded by the coding sequence ATGCAAATCCATTCTCTATCGGCAACCAATCGTTTGCATATGCGTCGCCCCAATCGAAGCCGGATCGGTTCATCCAAGCGTGGTCCCGCGGCCGGTCGTCGCGGAGTCGCGGCAGTTGAATTCGCAGTGTGTCTGCCGGTATTGGTGTTGCTGGTCTTTGGCGCCATCGAAGCATCCAGCTTCATCTTCCTAAAACAATCTCTGAATGTTGCTGCGTACGAATCGATTCGTGAATCCATTCGCGTCGGCAACGACAACGCGTCCGGGGTTTCCCGAGGCACCAACATCTTGACGTCGCGCAGCGTCAACGACTTTGCGATCAGTTTTCCCAACGGCGAAGCTGGTGACGCGTCACGCGGCGACGAAATCGTCGTCGAAGTCAGCGCGCCAACGTTAACCAACAGTCCGCTGGCCGGACAGTTCATCCCCAACCGCATATTGACCGCCCGCGTCGTGATGGTGAAGGAATGA
- a CDS encoding PP2C family protein-serine/threonine phosphatase, whose product MVNERQQPVSDLWNPGIVFAQLTDVGMRRANNQDSLACLPAKTSERFWDRGHLFVVADGMGAHAAGELASKMATERIAMQFFRSPSLTTSEALRAAVIDANDEIHQRGQSNPEFHNMGTTASALVICPDGALVGHVGDSRVYRLRGGAFEQLTFDHSLVWEMEATGQTGQGIPRNVITRSLGPNAVVDVDVEGPFPVQAGDQFLLCSDGLTGLVEDNEIGVLLDCLPEDKAVRVLVDLANLRGGPDNTSVIVVKVVEPIGGNDTARKPKQRHPEPVVSRAILGTVAICVIGAILLAIMSVADPFDPDQPGDRNWIGPMVVAIMLGAITSAIAVFQWLTAGKRDPIRGNLKGAKGPYRRYDATPNRSLYEKLGDTVQALKDAANQNNWMMDWQKVDAHQQQGRESLGNKDIKAAIRSQSEAVIETMNQLREQNNRAANETSVDY is encoded by the coding sequence ATGGTTAACGAAAGACAACAGCCGGTGTCGGATCTCTGGAATCCCGGAATTGTGTTCGCGCAGCTGACAGATGTCGGCATGCGTCGGGCCAACAACCAGGATTCGCTGGCTTGTTTGCCCGCGAAGACCTCCGAAAGGTTCTGGGACCGCGGCCACTTGTTTGTCGTCGCCGATGGCATGGGGGCTCACGCGGCTGGCGAATTGGCCAGCAAGATGGCGACCGAACGGATCGCGATGCAGTTCTTTCGCTCGCCTTCCCTGACAACGTCCGAAGCGCTGCGGGCAGCCGTTATCGACGCGAACGACGAGATTCACCAACGGGGTCAAAGCAATCCCGAATTCCACAACATGGGCACCACCGCAAGTGCGTTGGTGATCTGTCCGGACGGTGCGTTGGTGGGACACGTGGGCGATTCGCGAGTCTACCGATTGCGTGGCGGTGCGTTCGAACAGTTGACCTTCGACCATTCCCTGGTTTGGGAAATGGAAGCGACCGGTCAAACCGGACAAGGGATCCCGCGAAACGTCATCACGCGTTCGCTGGGACCCAACGCGGTCGTCGATGTCGATGTCGAAGGCCCATTCCCGGTTCAAGCGGGCGACCAGTTTTTGCTGTGTAGCGATGGGTTGACCGGCTTAGTCGAGGACAACGAAATCGGCGTCCTGTTGGATTGTCTGCCCGAAGACAAAGCGGTTCGCGTGTTGGTGGACTTGGCCAATTTGCGAGGCGGCCCCGACAATACGTCGGTGATCGTGGTCAAAGTGGTCGAACCCATCGGCGGCAACGACACCGCCCGAAAACCCAAGCAACGTCACCCTGAACCCGTCGTGTCGCGTGCCATACTGGGGACAGTCGCCATCTGTGTGATCGGTGCGATCTTGTTAGCGATCATGTCGGTTGCGGATCCTTTTGATCCGGACCAACCAGGTGACCGAAATTGGATCGGCCCCATGGTGGTCGCCATCATGTTGGGCGCGATCACATCGGCAATCGCAGTTTTCCAATGGTTGACCGCAGGTAAACGCGACCCGATACGAGGCAACTTGAAGGGTGCCAAAGGACCTTATCGAAGGTACGACGCGACGCCCAATCGTTCCCTGTATGAAAAATTGGGGGATACGGTCCAAGCCTTGAAAGATGCCGCCAACCAAAACAATTGGATGATGGATTGGCAAAAAGTTGACGCGCATCAACAACAGGGGCGTGAGTCACTTGGCAACAAGGACATCAAAGCCGCGATCCGGTCCCAGTCCGAAGCCGTCATCGAAACGATGAACCAGTTGCGTGAACAGAACAATCGCGCTGCGAATGAGACATCGGTCGACTATTAG
- a CDS encoding nitroreductase family protein: MPINPVQHPVLDVIENRWSPYRLNAQPVEDEKILQCLEAARWAASSFNDQPWSWIVARRQDSQLFDKSVSCLLEANQGWAQNAGVLLISVIRTTFRRNNKPNRVALHDLGQSAAHLSLQATQLGLQVHQMAGLNLSATRQAFQIPEGHQPETAIAMGYPDLTAAEDPAGIELQKREQGARQRMSLGEQVFEGTWGTAARIVREA; encoded by the coding sequence ATGCCTATCAACCCAGTCCAGCATCCCGTTCTGGATGTGATTGAAAACCGTTGGAGCCCCTATCGTTTGAACGCCCAACCGGTCGAAGACGAAAAGATTTTGCAGTGCCTGGAAGCCGCGCGGTGGGCAGCCAGCAGTTTTAATGACCAACCCTGGTCGTGGATCGTGGCCCGCCGGCAAGATTCGCAACTGTTCGACAAGTCGGTTTCATGCCTGTTGGAAGCCAATCAGGGATGGGCCCAGAACGCGGGTGTGCTGTTGATCTCGGTCATCCGCACCACGTTCCGTCGCAACAACAAGCCCAACCGAGTGGCGCTGCACGACTTGGGACAATCCGCTGCCCACCTGTCGCTTCAAGCAACTCAGTTGGGGTTACAAGTGCACCAGATGGCGGGTTTGAATCTTAGTGCGACGCGTCAGGCGTTCCAGATCCCAGAAGGTCACCAACCGGAAACCGCCATCGCAATGGGCTATCCTGACCTCACCGCCGCAGAAGACCCAGCAGGAATCGAACTCCAAAAACGGGAACAAGGTGCCCGCCAGCGAATGTCGCTTGGGGAACAGGTTTTCGAAGGAACCTGGGGCACCGCCGCAAGGATTGTCCGAGAAGCCTGA
- a CDS encoding aldehyde dehydrogenase family protein produces MAFDSEVSSWASVPLNRRCQVVAAAAGKLAEATDELTLLCQSDQRTDPVETITAELLPLCSALRWLGRRGPRVLATRQLGPMGRPAWLWGVRSAVHRDPFGMVLILGAWNYPLLLPGVQAAQALAAGNRVLIKPAPGCESATARMVQAFHDAGIPPTALMQLDSSSDSAIAAINAGVDLIVLTGAATTGRNVLAQAARSLTPTIMELSGCDATILLPGADVQLAADAITFGLKFNGGATCIAPRRLIGQNEICDQVRTALVERLGSADPLVVHPSAREAAADLIERSLAAGCVDVTGRFHAQTLRDSGQMAPTVLDQVCADHPIASADVFAPVTSIVRVADTEESIQQVNQCPYRLSASVFGPPKQAEAVAQRLSVGNVCINDILVPTADPRLPFGGRGQSGFGVTRGAEGLLSMTVPKSISHRRGRFMPHLRPRADSDENRLSAAVILLHGATWSQRWQALRRMGR; encoded by the coding sequence ATGGCTTTCGATAGCGAAGTGAGTTCGTGGGCATCGGTTCCACTGAATCGACGATGCCAAGTCGTGGCAGCGGCGGCGGGGAAGTTGGCTGAGGCAACCGACGAACTGACGCTTTTGTGTCAAAGCGACCAACGCACCGACCCGGTCGAAACGATCACGGCGGAACTATTGCCGCTGTGTTCAGCACTGCGTTGGCTCGGCCGCCGCGGCCCACGAGTGCTGGCGACTCGGCAGTTGGGCCCGATGGGGCGACCGGCTTGGCTGTGGGGGGTGCGTAGCGCGGTGCACCGCGATCCCTTTGGAATGGTGCTGATTTTGGGCGCGTGGAACTACCCGTTGCTGTTGCCCGGGGTCCAGGCGGCCCAGGCATTGGCCGCCGGCAACCGAGTTCTGATCAAGCCAGCCCCGGGATGCGAATCAGCCACCGCGCGGATGGTCCAAGCCTTCCATGATGCCGGGATTCCCCCGACGGCACTGATGCAATTGGATTCATCATCCGACTCGGCGATCGCTGCGATCAACGCCGGTGTCGACTTGATCGTCTTAACCGGCGCCGCGACGACCGGTCGGAATGTTCTAGCGCAAGCCGCCAGGTCGTTGACGCCGACGATCATGGAACTTAGCGGATGTGACGCCACCATCTTGTTGCCAGGTGCGGATGTCCAGTTGGCGGCGGATGCGATCACGTTCGGCTTGAAATTCAACGGGGGTGCCACCTGCATCGCGCCACGCCGCTTGATCGGTCAGAATGAGATTTGCGATCAGGTCCGAACCGCATTGGTCGAACGTCTGGGATCCGCAGATCCCTTGGTGGTGCATCCATCGGCGCGGGAGGCGGCGGCTGATTTGATTGAGCGATCTTTGGCCGCTGGCTGCGTTGATGTGACAGGACGCTTTCACGCGCAGACGCTTCGCGATAGCGGCCAGATGGCGCCCACGGTACTGGATCAGGTCTGTGCCGATCATCCGATCGCATCGGCCGACGTGTTCGCACCGGTCACGTCGATCGTGCGAGTCGCCGATACCGAGGAATCGATCCAGCAAGTCAATCAGTGCCCCTACCGTCTTTCCGCATCCGTCTTTGGACCGCCGAAGCAAGCCGAAGCAGTGGCCCAGCGGCTTTCGGTGGGAAACGTTTGCATCAACGATATCCTGGTTCCCACCGCCGACCCCAGACTTCCATTTGGCGGACGCGGCCAGAGCGGATTTGGTGTGACCCGCGGCGCCGAGGGGCTACTGTCGATGACCGTTCCCAAATCGATTTCCCATCGCCGCGGTCGGTTCATGCCCCATTTGCGGCCGCGGGCGGATTCCGACGAAAACCGGCTATCTGCCGCCGTCATCCTGCTGCACGGTGCGACTTGGTCACAGCGATGGCAGGCGCTGCGCCGCATGGGACGCTAA
- a CDS encoding phytoene desaturase family protein, translating into MKSEGSKSLHVVVVGGGLAGLSAACVSAARGHRVTLLEKNDWVGGKAAVLQADGYRFDMGPTILTLPSVLRRVFREAGKDMADYLDLVALDPQWRCFFEADSTSDPSGGHPNDGSELNTVLDLVANTDAMRQNIDALTGSKVSGDGYARFMKMSEQLHGVSDRFFFWRSVGGLADTMDVGGAMSAAVLKDVLSLRMGRSVASVVRSHVPDHRVAQMMDHFTQYVGSSPFQSPAVLCSIAHMQTDEGIWYPIGGTRAVPEALFRLAEELGVDVQVGTDVMRIVADGPKVTGVVTADGTEIACDAVISNCDAIRTYSELLQDTPEGTRFTKKNDPEPACSGVVLYLGLDRRYEQLLHHNFVFSKDPKEEFDYIYDRGEPAPDPSAYVCAPAISEPGVAPDGCESLYILVHTPYLRPGHDWTEMLPGYRDVILDKLERTTGIVDIRGAIKYESALTPQDIHNRYRVLNGAIYGLASHGKYLGAFKPANRRKDLAGLYLAGGSAHPGPGMPMVLMSGWIAADSLDQDAEAGKIKGSSRKPVPVR; encoded by the coding sequence ATGAAATCCGAAGGTTCCAAATCACTTCACGTCGTCGTTGTTGGCGGTGGATTGGCTGGGTTGTCCGCTGCCTGTGTGTCGGCCGCACGTGGGCACCGCGTCACGCTGCTAGAAAAAAACGACTGGGTGGGCGGCAAAGCGGCTGTTCTGCAGGCCGATGGCTATCGCTTTGATATGGGGCCGACGATTCTTACTTTGCCAAGCGTGTTGCGGCGAGTGTTTCGTGAGGCCGGCAAAGACATGGCGGACTATCTGGACCTAGTGGCCTTGGATCCGCAGTGGCGATGTTTCTTCGAAGCCGATTCCACCAGCGATCCATCGGGCGGTCATCCAAACGATGGCAGCGAATTGAACACCGTGTTGGACTTGGTTGCCAACACCGATGCGATGCGGCAAAACATCGACGCGCTGACCGGATCGAAGGTCAGTGGCGACGGGTACGCACGGTTCATGAAAATGAGCGAGCAGTTGCATGGTGTTTCCGACCGCTTCTTTTTCTGGCGTTCGGTTGGCGGTTTGGCCGACACGATGGACGTCGGTGGCGCGATGTCGGCGGCGGTGTTGAAAGACGTTCTGTCGCTGCGGATGGGACGCAGTGTTGCGTCGGTCGTACGGTCACACGTTCCCGACCATCGTGTCGCACAAATGATGGACCACTTCACACAGTATGTCGGTTCGTCCCCGTTCCAGTCGCCCGCCGTGCTTTGCAGCATCGCCCATATGCAAACGGACGAGGGCATCTGGTATCCGATCGGCGGAACTCGCGCCGTTCCCGAAGCACTCTTCCGTTTGGCAGAGGAACTAGGGGTGGACGTGCAAGTCGGCACCGACGTGATGCGAATCGTCGCCGATGGACCCAAGGTAACCGGGGTTGTCACAGCCGATGGTACCGAGATCGCGTGTGATGCGGTGATCAGCAATTGCGATGCGATTCGCACCTACAGCGAATTGTTGCAGGACACGCCCGAAGGCACTCGATTCACCAAAAAGAATGATCCCGAACCGGCATGCAGCGGCGTCGTTTTGTATTTGGGATTGGATCGTCGATACGAACAACTGTTGCATCACAACTTTGTGTTTTCAAAGGATCCCAAAGAAGAATTCGATTACATCTACGATCGTGGCGAGCCGGCTCCCGACCCCAGCGCCTACGTTTGTGCACCGGCGATCAGCGAACCCGGCGTTGCCCCAGACGGATGCGAATCGTTGTACATCCTGGTTCATACCCCGTACCTGCGGCCGGGACACGACTGGACTGAAATGCTGCCCGGCTATCGAGACGTGATCCTGGACAAATTGGAACGCACCACCGGAATCGTGGACATTCGCGGTGCGATAAAATACGAATCCGCGTTGACTCCCCAGGACATCCACAACCGGTACCGGGTACTCAATGGGGCGATCTACGGGCTGGCAAGTCACGGCAAGTACTTGGGCGCGTTCAAGCCTGCCAATCGACGCAAAGATTTGGCGGGTCTGTACTTGGCCGGCGGTTCAGCACACCCCGGGCCGGGCATGCCGATGGTGCTGATGAGCGGCTGGATCGCCGCGGATTCACTGGATCAAGATGCCGAAGCGGGCAAGATCAAAGGTTCATCCCGCAAACCTGTGCCGGTTCGATGA
- a CDS encoding RsmD family RNA methyltransferase, whose translation MKRSSSKPSGSKGSRPSSGSKPAKKRGKPAAGSSARSAADAKKATKPTKLRIIGGHMRGRTVVYHGEEFTRPMKDNIRENAFNILNRAAKGAKCFDLFAGTGAMAFESISRGAISAVMVEQNRRAARFVRETTESLGIESKVKIVTADTFRIAGELLGPPEDETAWLVFLCPPYILWHERLEDLNAIIRSVLVNAPPGSVLMVETEKTFDQDLLPPGDWDRRTYGGTTLGFIEPAQVCGMNL comes from the coding sequence ATGAAACGATCCTCTAGCAAACCGTCGGGCTCCAAGGGCTCGCGCCCGTCGTCCGGTTCCAAACCCGCCAAGAAACGGGGCAAGCCGGCCGCCGGTTCGAGCGCGCGTTCGGCAGCCGACGCCAAAAAAGCCACCAAGCCGACCAAACTTCGCATCATCGGCGGTCACATGCGTGGCCGTACGGTCGTCTATCACGGCGAAGAGTTCACGCGGCCGATGAAGGACAATATTCGCGAAAACGCGTTCAATATCCTGAACCGAGCGGCCAAGGGAGCGAAATGTTTCGACCTGTTTGCCGGGACCGGTGCGATGGCTTTCGAATCGATCAGCCGCGGGGCGATTAGTGCGGTGATGGTCGAACAGAACCGCCGTGCGGCGCGATTTGTCCGCGAAACGACCGAATCGCTGGGAATCGAATCGAAGGTCAAGATTGTCACCGCGGACACATTTCGTATCGCCGGTGAATTGCTGGGGCCACCAGAAGACGAAACCGCTTGGTTGGTATTCTTGTGCCCGCCCTACATCCTGTGGCACGAACGCCTGGAAGACCTGAACGCCATCATCCGATCGGTGTTGGTCAACGCACCGCCCGGAAGCGTATTGATGGTCGAAACGGAAAAAACGTTCGACCAGGACCTGTTGCCACCCGGCGACTGGGACCGACGCACCTATGGCGGCACGACGCTGGGGTTCATCGAACCGGCACAGGTTTGCGGGATGAACCTTTGA
- a CDS encoding peptidylprolyl isomerase, which produces MFHPAAHAAVSSFRLSLCVPVLAIALLANLAAVSQSAAQDAPTKEAATEVADPTDGADQAAVGDQTAAAADQATGADGAADADMPASADTQPDSESKAASSETSDSETESDSAADSDPSPMTPDGETPPQDDAKAPRSLSEAADSDVVAFTGPEDPEFVAEWKKREDLFNDARSRLEAAVLAQRATYLRYLNYEERTPAARKDYFEKRQKVRDLMDEVYLTALDLARLGGDEVSATYLVTMIDHRLKRDIYDVPTLEGASRMIDGGSQLTILFKAAARSAVVSGEFEMARKLLEAIEEDQRDEVDRSLLAYMDEHEEAFNLERERSAKDESLPLVKLETTQGDVLIELYINEAPSTVSNFIQLVEEGFYDGLDFYQVIDHLLALTGDPSGVGNGGSGKHIMDEHSNPDARRALRGSLLMAKLPDGDSGDFVPHSASSQFAILLMPVVTANENQTVFGRVIEGMDAIARMRRVDPNKEKKKDEIVIPADSIIRATVVRRPETLPPAKYLETFLSP; this is translated from the coding sequence ATGTTTCACCCAGCCGCCCACGCCGCTGTTTCGTCGTTTCGGCTATCGCTGTGCGTGCCAGTTCTCGCGATCGCCCTGCTGGCAAACCTGGCCGCTGTCAGCCAATCGGCCGCCCAAGACGCACCGACCAAAGAAGCCGCAACCGAGGTAGCCGACCCGACTGACGGAGCCGATCAGGCTGCTGTGGGTGACCAGACTGCTGCTGCTGCCGACCAAGCGACTGGAGCCGATGGGGCGGCGGATGCGGATATGCCGGCTTCGGCTGACACCCAACCGGATTCGGAATCGAAAGCCGCATCTTCGGAAACGTCCGATTCCGAAACCGAATCGGATTCAGCCGCTGATTCCGATCCATCGCCGATGACCCCCGATGGCGAAACACCGCCACAGGACGACGCCAAGGCCCCGCGGTCATTGTCCGAAGCAGCCGATTCCGATGTGGTCGCGTTCACTGGCCCCGAAGATCCAGAATTCGTTGCGGAATGGAAGAAACGCGAGGACCTGTTCAACGATGCCCGCAGTCGATTGGAAGCGGCGGTCTTGGCACAGCGAGCGACGTATCTGCGTTATCTGAATTACGAAGAACGGACCCCAGCGGCCCGAAAGGACTATTTCGAAAAACGCCAGAAGGTCCGTGACTTGATGGACGAAGTGTATTTGACCGCGCTGGATCTGGCACGTTTGGGCGGAGACGAAGTATCGGCGACCTACCTAGTCACCATGATTGATCACCGATTGAAACGTGACATCTACGACGTGCCGACGCTTGAAGGTGCGTCGCGGATGATCGACGGTGGTTCGCAGCTGACGATTCTGTTCAAGGCTGCCGCACGTTCGGCAGTGGTATCGGGCGAGTTCGAAATGGCCAGGAAATTGTTGGAAGCGATTGAGGAAGATCAGCGCGACGAAGTCGACCGAAGTCTGTTGGCGTACATGGATGAACACGAAGAAGCGTTCAATCTGGAACGCGAACGATCCGCGAAGGATGAATCGTTGCCGCTGGTCAAATTGGAAACGACTCAAGGCGACGTTTTGATCGAGCTTTACATCAACGAGGCCCCATCGACGGTGTCGAACTTCATCCAGCTTGTCGAAGAGGGGTTTTACGACGGATTGGATTTCTACCAAGTGATCGATCACCTATTGGCGCTGACGGGCGACCCGTCGGGAGTCGGCAACGGCGGCAGCGGCAAACATATCATGGACGAACACAGCAATCCCGACGCACGTCGCGCTCTTCGCGGGTCACTGTTGATGGCCAAACTGCCCGACGGAGACTCCGGCGATTTTGTGCCGCATTCGGCCAGCAGCCAGTTTGCGATCCTGCTGATGCCGGTGGTAACGGCAAACGAGAATCAGACCGTCTTTGGCCGAGTCATCGAGGGGATGGACGCGATTGCCCGCATGCGGCGAGTGGACCCCAACAAGGAAAAGAAAAAGGATGAAATCGTGATCCCTGCGGACAGCATTATCCGCGCGACTGTCGTGCGGAGGCCGGAAACCTTGCCTCCGGCGAAGTATCTAGAGACGTTTCTGTCCCCTTAG